A single region of the Verrucomicrobiia bacterium genome encodes:
- a CDS encoding LamG-like jellyroll fold domain-containing protein encodes MTMKRVVPAIILSLWLLPVLGAVAAIPAANRAAPADLDARNIRTGMMIRDWGYSDQPFVVIAKDGSWICSITTCATREGDAGQTITVCRSEDKGRTWTDFKNLEPDSGPVASWALPFISSTGRIYIFYTYNVDGLTNMITEPGSEKHASRVDTLGAMMFRFSDDNGRTWSLNRYRVPIRNFDIDRRNPYGGRIQYWWGVGKPILHQGNAYIGFAKVGSFGEGFMAESEGAFICSTNLNTELDPEKLHWITLPDGDVGLRPAAGKIGDEHNLVGLSDGSLFCTYRTVAGHPCHAYSRDGGHTWTPPAFMNYGPGKRLVKHPRAANFVKKFGNGKFLYWFHNNGLANYNSPGNANRNPAWVLGGIENDGMIHWSEPEILLYDEDSTEGISYPDFIEDDGQIYVTETQKTAARVHIINPRILAGVWGELKPLSRSADRQVLELENCTGQTATIPAWPSFDKREQHREPSEPRFSKRGSISVALSVKFDSVAAGQILLDSRGTNSQGITLVTTDRGTVKITLCDRRIQTAWECDAGLLKAGQWHQIVAIVDGGSKVISFVVDGQFCDGGTERDFGWGSLHRDFRQIEDSGTLQIGPGFKGEIGKLRLYHRALLTAEAVQFCREAAAEIR; translated from the coding sequence ATGACCATGAAAAGAGTTGTTCCGGCAATAATCCTTAGCCTGTGGCTGCTTCCAGTCCTAGGTGCGGTTGCTGCCATTCCCGCGGCGAACCGTGCCGCGCCTGCGGATCTGGACGCCCGGAATATTCGAACAGGCATGATGATTCGGGACTGGGGCTACAGCGATCAACCGTTCGTGGTGATCGCAAAGGATGGCTCGTGGATTTGTTCCATCACGACGTGCGCGACCCGTGAAGGCGATGCTGGCCAGACGATCACCGTTTGTCGCAGTGAAGACAAAGGCAGGACGTGGACTGACTTCAAGAATCTTGAACCGGACAGCGGGCCCGTTGCGTCATGGGCGCTGCCGTTCATCAGCTCCACCGGCCGCATCTACATCTTCTACACCTATAACGTGGACGGTCTCACCAATATGATCACCGAGCCGGGTTCTGAAAAGCATGCCTCGCGGGTGGATACCCTGGGTGCGATGATGTTTCGGTTTTCCGATGACAACGGGCGCACGTGGAGTCTCAACCGTTATCGTGTTCCGATTCGTAACTTCGATATTGACCGGCGCAATCCCTATGGAGGGCGAATCCAGTATTGGTGGGGCGTTGGCAAACCGATCCTCCACCAGGGGAATGCGTACATTGGTTTCGCAAAAGTCGGCAGTTTCGGCGAAGGGTTCATGGCCGAGTCTGAAGGCGCATTTATTTGCAGCACGAACCTGAACACCGAGTTGGATCCCGAGAAGCTCCATTGGATCACACTTCCAGACGGTGACGTCGGCCTGCGACCCGCCGCCGGAAAAATCGGTGACGAGCACAATCTGGTGGGCCTGAGTGACGGTTCCCTGTTCTGCACCTATCGCACCGTGGCAGGCCATCCCTGTCATGCCTATAGCCGCGACGGCGGACATACATGGACGCCGCCCGCGTTCATGAATTATGGCCCCGGCAAGCGATTGGTGAAGCATCCGCGTGCGGCGAACTTTGTGAAAAAGTTTGGCAACGGGAAATTTCTCTACTGGTTTCACAACAACGGTCTCGCGAATTACAACAGCCCGGGAAACGCCAACCGTAATCCGGCGTGGGTTCTGGGCGGCATTGAAAATGACGGGATGATCCACTGGTCGGAGCCCGAGATTCTCCTCTATGACGAGGATTCGACCGAAGGGATCAGCTATCCGGATTTTATTGAAGACGACGGCCAGATATACGTCACCGAAACGCAAAAGACAGCAGCGCGCGTTCACATCATCAACCCGAGGATCCTTGCCGGAGTCTGGGGTGAGTTGAAGCCGCTTTCGAGGAGTGCAGATCGTCAGGTGCTTGAGCTCGAGAACTGCACCGGGCAGACGGCGACAATTCCGGCCTGGCCGAGTTTTGACAAGCGGGAGCAGCACCGCGAACCGAGTGAACCGCGGTTCTCCAAGCGCGGTTCAATTTCAGTGGCGTTATCCGTCAAGTTCGATTCCGTGGCGGCGGGACAGATTCTGTTGGACAGTCGCGGGACAAATTCCCAGGGCATCACGCTGGTTACAACGGACCGTGGGACGGTAAAAATAACGTTGTGCGACCGGCGCATCCAAACCGCTTGGGAATGTGATGCCGGGTTGCTGAAAGCCGGGCAATGGCATCAGATCGTCGCGATTGTGGATGGTGGAAGCAAAGTGATTTCATTTGTGGTGGACGGGCAGTTTTGCGATGGCGGAACCGAACGCGATTTTGGCTGGGGTTCCCTGCATCGGGATTTCCGCCAGATTGAGGATAGTGGCACATTGCAGATTGGACCCGGGTTCAAGGGTGAAATCGGAAAGCTGCGCCTCTATCATCGCGCGCTGCTGACCGCTGAAGCTGTTCAGTTTTGTCGGGAAGCCGCAGCTGAAATCCGGTAA
- a CDS encoding glycosyl hydrolase family 32, protein MVVTCAAAAEGQRAPAAGGELLYNGIQLPKEWPPKTPIRDRSVRPVPYLMAPPAVIPIDVGRQLFVDDFLIEKTDLNRTFHRAQRFEDNPILKPETELEKKGPVATLFNDGVWFDPTDQLFKMWYHAGWFDGTAYATSKDGFKWDRPNLDVVPGSNRVLPKEGHGNRDGTAIWLDLFETNPEQRFKMYIYERPKETYGGRIFTSGDGIHWTDKGLTRVGDGDNTTFFYNPFRKKWVYSIRLYRMGRARDYWETDDITKPAHTQTSDHSPWVSVDELDKPDPGLLALMPSAAEIQQEALTNKTVAELTTYYRSLYGDPPQLYNLDAVGYESVMLGVFSILKGPTSSKGWNKHKMVKINDLEFGYSRDGFHWDRPDRTPFLSSTRKEGDWDRGYLHTTSGICAIVGDKLYFFYGGWSGIGPKGPDVYSGGAIGLAFLRRDGFASMDAGEEAGFLTTRPVTFQGKHLFVNLKAPGGELRVEALDEQGRVIAPFSMDNCIAVSGDTTRQRVAWKGASDLSKVAGTKVRFRFQLRSGELYAFWVTPDAGGASFGYVAAGGPEFKGPIDNGKQ, encoded by the coding sequence ATGGTTGTGACGTGTGCGGCAGCTGCGGAAGGCCAGCGCGCTCCCGCCGCCGGCGGAGAATTGCTCTACAACGGAATTCAACTGCCCAAGGAATGGCCGCCAAAGACACCGATACGCGATCGTTCGGTCAGACCTGTGCCGTACCTAATGGCGCCACCGGCGGTGATTCCCATTGATGTGGGACGCCAATTGTTCGTGGACGATTTTCTAATCGAGAAGACGGATCTCAACCGCACGTTTCATCGCGCTCAACGTTTCGAAGACAACCCGATTCTCAAACCCGAAACCGAGCTTGAAAAGAAGGGGCCGGTGGCAACGCTGTTCAACGATGGCGTCTGGTTTGATCCCACAGATCAACTTTTTAAAATGTGGTATCACGCTGGGTGGTTTGATGGCACGGCTTACGCGACGAGCAAGGACGGATTCAAGTGGGATCGGCCGAATCTCGATGTGGTTCCCGGCAGCAATCGTGTGTTGCCCAAGGAAGGCCATGGAAATCGCGACGGGACGGCGATCTGGCTGGACCTCTTTGAAACCAACCCTGAGCAACGCTTCAAGATGTACATTTATGAGCGGCCCAAGGAAACCTACGGCGGCAGAATTTTCACTTCGGGCGACGGGATCCATTGGACCGACAAGGGTTTGACGCGCGTCGGCGATGGCGACAACACGACCTTCTTCTACAATCCGTTTCGGAAAAAATGGGTTTATAGCATTAGACTCTACCGCATGGGCCGCGCCCGGGATTATTGGGAAACCGACGACATTACAAAGCCGGCCCACACGCAAACCAGCGATCATAGTCCGTGGGTCAGCGTGGATGAACTGGATAAGCCTGACCCTGGCCTGTTGGCTCTGATGCCGAGTGCCGCAGAAATTCAGCAGGAAGCGCTGACAAACAAAACTGTCGCCGAACTAACCACATACTACCGCAGTTTATATGGCGATCCACCGCAGCTCTATAACCTGGATGCAGTCGGTTACGAGAGCGTGATGCTGGGCGTGTTTTCAATCCTCAAAGGTCCGACCAGTTCCAAAGGCTGGAACAAGCACAAAATGGTTAAGATCAACGATCTGGAATTTGGTTACAGTCGAGACGGCTTTCATTGGGATCGGCCTGATCGAACTCCTTTCCTCTCCTCCACGCGCAAGGAGGGCGATTGGGATCGCGGGTATCTGCATACAACATCCGGAATCTGCGCGATCGTCGGCGATAAACTCTATTTCTTTTATGGTGGCTGGTCGGGCATCGGTCCAAAGGGTCCGGATGTGTATTCCGGAGGGGCCATTGGCTTGGCGTTTCTGCGCCGAGACGGATTTGCTTCGATGGATGCCGGCGAAGAGGCGGGCTTTCTCACCACGCGGCCCGTGACGTTTCAGGGAAAACATCTTTTTGTGAATCTAAAGGCGCCGGGTGGCGAGTTGCGGGTTGAGGCTTTGGATGAACAGGGCAGGGTGATTGCGCCATTCTCAATGGATAATTGCATCGCCGTTTCTGGCGATACAACGCGTCAACGGGTTGCCTGGAAAGGAGCCAGCGATCTTTCGAAAGTGGCGGGCACGAAAGTGAGGTTTCGCTTTCAGCTTCGCTCGGGCGAGCTCTATGCGTTCTGGGTCACACCGGATGCCGGGGGTGCGAGCTTTGGTTATGTGGCCGCCGGCGGTCCGGAGTTCAAGGGGCCGATCGATAACGGAAAACAATAG
- a CDS encoding sugar ABC transporter substrate-binding protein: protein MKTYPYNLVLVAAAFIGGFLAGCGQKAEPPQSSQSEGRIFGISFQTMNNPFFVDLNEGLKQSIEANGDRLITLDAQANSLKQKNDLSDLIQQQPAAIFINPVNWEGIKGSLIEAKRKNVPVIIVDAPVSDPDLVLCQVASDNVEAGRLACEALARLKPNARIVILAQSVNKACIDRVEGFKAEMAKHPGMKILGSQEIKGTIETGRPVMRDFLGRFPDLDAAFPINDPSALGCISAIESVGKLGQVTVVTVDGSREGAAAILAGKLHSTSAQFPKEIGRVAAEKAYAHLAGKPVEKDVKIQVKLVTKENAAEFIQP, encoded by the coding sequence ATGAAAACCTATCCGTACAATCTTGTTCTCGTTGCTGCCGCGTTTATTGGCGGATTCCTCGCCGGCTGCGGTCAGAAAGCTGAACCTCCGCAGAGCAGCCAGAGTGAAGGCCGCATTTTTGGGATCTCCTTTCAAACGATGAACAATCCGTTTTTCGTCGATCTAAATGAAGGTTTGAAGCAAAGCATTGAGGCGAATGGCGATCGACTGATTACGCTGGATGCGCAGGCGAACAGTCTCAAACAAAAGAACGACCTTTCTGACCTGATTCAGCAGCAGCCAGCCGCGATCTTTATCAACCCCGTGAACTGGGAGGGCATCAAGGGCAGCCTCATCGAAGCGAAAAGGAAAAACGTTCCCGTTATCATTGTAGATGCGCCCGTCAGCGATCCCGATCTGGTTTTGTGCCAAGTCGCCAGCGACAATGTCGAAGCCGGCCGGCTTGCCTGCGAAGCGCTGGCCCGCTTGAAGCCAAACGCCAGAATCGTCATTCTGGCGCAATCAGTTAACAAGGCCTGCATTGATCGAGTGGAAGGGTTCAAGGCTGAAATGGCAAAGCATCCAGGCATGAAGATTCTCGGATCACAGGAGATTAAAGGCACCATTGAAACAGGCCGGCCAGTAATGCGCGACTTCCTGGGGCGCTTTCCTGATCTGGATGCAGCGTTTCCAATCAACGATCCCAGCGCGCTTGGCTGCATTTCCGCGATTGAGTCGGTTGGGAAGCTAGGGCAGGTAACCGTAGTTACGGTGGACGGTTCGCGGGAAGGGGCCGCGGCGATCCTGGCAGGAAAACTTCATTCCACCTCTGCTCAGTTTCCAAAGGAGATAGGGCGGGTCGCGGCAGAAAAAGCCTATGCCCATCTCGCGGGGAAACCGGTGGAGAAGGATGTCAAAATCCAGGTAAAGCTGGTCACAAAAGAGAATGCCGCCGAGTTCATCCAACCTTGA
- a CDS encoding sugar ABC transporter ATP-binding protein has translation MPPSSSNLEGAPLLSLRGIVKRFGGVTALSGVDFDLRAGEIHALLGENGAGKSTLIKILGGIHQPDSGEIQVDGRRAVIHDVADADRAGIRMIHQELSLASNLSVAENIFLGREPTRMGWLNRRQLFADAEALINELDLPEIGSVRTPVSDLSVARQQMVEIARALSVKARILVLDEPTASISEAETEALFVKLRKLSGQGVGIIYISHRLEEIQRLAHRITVLRDGRSVGTQSASEMNQRELIRFMVGRDLKDHYPRPEWKPGAVALTVRNLSNSRLKDVTFELRYGEILGFAGLVGAGRTELARALFGIDPLDSGEILVEGRRVNIRCVPDALKAGFALVPENRKQQGLVMTGSVAYNLALPWTQNWIKGCRPSATRRNQIVARAIKNFGIRVSDHEQSIGSLSGGNQQKVVVGKWMECPPKILILDEPTRGVDVGAREEMFGIIHRVVEQGMAVLLISSDLPEVMNLSHRLALFRDGRIIREVPSREITAEEVMGELTRN, from the coding sequence ATGCCGCCGAGTTCATCCAACCTTGAAGGGGCTCCGCTCCTCAGTCTTCGAGGCATCGTCAAGCGATTTGGCGGAGTGACCGCGTTGTCCGGCGTCGACTTTGATCTCCGCGCCGGCGAAATCCACGCGTTGCTCGGCGAGAACGGCGCTGGCAAATCGACGCTGATCAAGATTCTCGGCGGAATACACCAACCTGACTCAGGTGAGATTCAGGTGGATGGCCGACGGGCGGTCATTCACGACGTCGCCGATGCCGACCGCGCCGGCATCAGGATGATTCATCAGGAACTTTCGCTGGCTTCGAATCTCTCCGTGGCGGAAAACATTTTTCTCGGACGCGAACCGACGCGAATGGGTTGGTTGAATCGACGACAGCTATTCGCCGACGCTGAAGCGCTGATCAATGAATTGGATTTGCCGGAGATAGGGTCGGTGCGCACACCGGTGTCAGATCTGAGCGTGGCGCGACAGCAGATGGTGGAGATTGCCCGTGCGCTCTCTGTTAAAGCGCGGATTCTGGTTCTCGATGAACCGACAGCTTCCATATCAGAAGCCGAAACAGAAGCGTTGTTTGTGAAGCTTCGCAAGTTGTCCGGGCAGGGCGTCGGCATCATCTACATCTCACATCGACTCGAAGAGATTCAACGGCTCGCACATCGCATCACGGTTTTGAGGGACGGCCGATCGGTCGGAACGCAGTCTGCATCTGAGATGAATCAGCGGGAACTGATTCGGTTCATGGTCGGCCGGGATCTAAAGGATCACTACCCCCGGCCCGAGTGGAAACCCGGCGCCGTTGCTCTGACGGTGCGCAACCTGAGCAATTCGCGCCTCAAAGATGTGACCTTTGAGTTGCGTTATGGCGAAATCCTGGGCTTCGCCGGATTGGTTGGAGCGGGGAGAACTGAACTCGCGCGCGCCCTGTTCGGAATCGACCCATTAGATTCAGGCGAAATTCTGGTTGAAGGCAGACGCGTCAATATTCGTTGTGTTCCCGATGCTCTCAAAGCTGGATTTGCGCTCGTGCCGGAGAATCGCAAGCAGCAGGGCCTAGTAATGACCGGTTCGGTGGCTTACAATCTGGCGCTGCCGTGGACTCAGAACTGGATCAAAGGTTGCCGTCCCAGTGCGACACGGCGAAACCAGATCGTTGCGCGGGCGATCAAAAACTTCGGCATCAGAGTTTCCGACCACGAACAGTCGATCGGCAGCCTCTCCGGCGGAAACCAGCAGAAGGTTGTGGTTGGGAAGTGGATGGAATGTCCGCCAAAAATTCTAATTCTCGATGAACCCACCCGCGGCGTGGATGTCGGCGCGCGCGAGGAGATGTTCGGCATCATTCATCGGGTGGTGGAGCAGGGCATGGCGGTGCTCCTCATTTCTTCCGACCTGCCCGAAGTTATGAACTTGTCGCATCGCCTGGCGCTGTTTCGTGACGGACGAATCATCCGCGAGGTGCCGTCCCGGGAGATTACCGCTGAAGAGGTCATGGGTGAGTTGACCCGGAATTGA
- a CDS encoding ABC transporter permease, whose protein sequence is MIPLLVAIALLLGLFRVWVPQFLATENLLDLAQQISVNAILAFGMTLVILIGGIDLSVGAVVALIGTVAVSVLPHGGVFVGLLAGFGVAAVFGAINGVCSARTRMPAFIITLATMLIARGAALRFNESRPLPVADSERLFLALGNDRLFGVVPVPILLMLVAFTVSAVLLHRTRFGQHLYAIGGNPEAARFTGIPIVRNVIVVYMICSVYAGLAGVIHASQLYSAEPGSGQGFELNAIAAVVVGGTSFTGGIGRMSGTLIGAIIIGILDKGLNQAGVHFSLQYIVKGLVILAAVYLDVRRRK, encoded by the coding sequence ATGATTCCGCTGCTGGTGGCGATCGCCCTGTTGCTGGGATTGTTCCGCGTTTGGGTGCCGCAATTTCTGGCGACGGAAAACCTGCTGGATCTCGCGCAGCAGATTTCAGTCAACGCGATTCTGGCATTTGGCATGACGCTGGTGATCTTGATTGGCGGCATTGATCTTTCCGTGGGTGCGGTGGTGGCATTGATTGGAACGGTCGCGGTTTCCGTTCTGCCGCACGGCGGGGTGTTTGTCGGTTTGCTCGCGGGCTTTGGCGTGGCGGCGGTGTTTGGCGCGATCAATGGCGTCTGTTCCGCGCGGACGCGAATGCCCGCATTCATCATCACGCTGGCGACCATGCTGATTGCGCGCGGCGCTGCGTTGCGGTTCAACGAGAGCCGCCCATTGCCCGTGGCGGATAGTGAAAGGCTGTTCCTAGCCCTGGGAAATGACCGGTTGTTTGGCGTGGTGCCAGTGCCCATTCTCCTGATGCTTGTCGCATTCACGGTGAGCGCTGTTCTCCTCCATCGCACGCGATTTGGACAGCATCTTTATGCCATCGGCGGGAATCCCGAGGCGGCCCGCTTCACCGGCATTCCAATCGTGCGGAACGTTATTGTGGTTTACATGATCTGCTCGGTTTACGCGGGCCTTGCTGGAGTGATTCACGCCTCGCAACTTTACTCGGCAGAGCCGGGTTCCGGACAGGGCTTCGAATTGAATGCCATTGCTGCGGTGGTGGTCGGTGGCACGAGCTTCACCGGTGGAATTGGGCGGATGTCCGGCACACTGATCGGCGCCATCATCATCGGAATTCTCGACAAGGGTTTGAACCAGGCTGGCGTGCATTTCTCGCTGCAATACATCGTCAAGGGATTGGTGATTCTCGCCGCGGTTTACCTCGATGTGCGCCGTCGCAAATGA
- a CDS encoding carbohydrate kinase codes for MKYKIVGIGELLWDFLPSGKMRGGAPGNFVYHASALGAEGKLISRVGNDPLGHELTAELKALELSAEAVQIDPVNPTGTVTVELCDSQPRFTIHEGVAWDHIELTDPALQIVRDADAICFGSLAQRHEESRNAIQKLVSTTRASTLRIFDVNLRQHFFSREIIEQSLKLSNVVKLNDAELPIIAGLFDIKGCPADQLKKLARQFNLRLVALTRGERGSLLYSMDHWFEHPGFPGEVKDTVGAGDSFTAALTIGLLQGLVLDEVNRCANELASFVCSQDGATPLLPERLLTNTIKRET; via the coding sequence ATGAAATATAAGATCGTTGGAATCGGGGAATTGCTGTGGGATTTTCTGCCCTCAGGGAAAATGAGAGGGGGCGCGCCCGGTAACTTTGTCTATCACGCTTCGGCACTTGGCGCGGAAGGGAAGCTGATCAGCCGCGTGGGAAATGATCCACTGGGCCACGAATTGACTGCTGAATTGAAGGCGCTGGAGTTGTCGGCGGAAGCAGTGCAGATCGATCCGGTTAATCCCACCGGAACCGTGACGGTGGAACTTTGTGATTCCCAACCGCGATTTACGATCCACGAAGGGGTTGCCTGGGATCACATTGAGTTAACGGACCCGGCATTGCAGATCGTGAGGGATGCAGACGCGATTTGTTTTGGCAGTCTGGCGCAACGGCACGAGGAATCGCGGAATGCAATTCAGAAGCTGGTCTCAACGACGCGCGCTTCCACTCTTCGCATTTTTGACGTCAACCTTCGGCAACATTTTTTCTCCCGTGAAATCATCGAGCAATCGTTGAAGCTTTCCAACGTTGTTAAACTGAATGACGCCGAACTTCCAATCATTGCCGGGCTGTTTGACATCAAAGGGTGTCCCGCAGACCAGCTCAAAAAGTTGGCGCGGCAATTCAATCTGCGTCTCGTCGCGCTCACTCGTGGAGAGCGTGGAAGTCTTCTGTACTCAATGGATCATTGGTTTGAACATCCGGGGTTTCCCGGGGAGGTCAAAGACACGGTAGGTGCCGGCGACTCCTTTACCGCAGCGCTGACAATCGGATTGCTACAGGGTCTGGTTTTGGACGAGGTGAATCGTTGCGCAAATGAGCTGGCAAGTTTTGTGTGTTCTCAGGACGGAGCCACGCCACTTTTGCCCGAACGACTGCTGACGAATACAATCAAACGGGAGACATGA
- a CDS encoding MFS transporter has translation MYSPEKPPAASAPVTKKWKWKLCGILFLATILNYLDRQTMGLCKAPIMEEFQINNEEFGNLLAAFRWTYASMHIVAGFVADRFSLRMLFALAVGIWSFAGAAAFWVGSVLVFKWTRALLGVGEAVNWPFSTRIVANMLPREDRGLGMGIFNSGAAVGALLAPFVITPIAAAAGWRWAFFSVGAIGFFWVALWLWFTRGGRARAFANDPATIPTSRSLKEIWKPFRTILSQPTFWVLILVSITINPCWYFCCDWVPGYLKEQSGFSFLRAGLLSTFIFLGGDLGNYVGGGCVKFLTHRGWSVRKARGCTVLLGAAMASSIAVVPHVNNTYVAIALLALAGLGINTIVPNQTACQTEVSFQNTAQLAGLTGLAANIVAALVNPRIGRYVDVTQHYDLIFYLVGFFPWVAAAAILIFDSMISRRSRLSAG, from the coding sequence ATGTATTCACCTGAGAAGCCGCCCGCTGCCAGCGCACCGGTCACCAAGAAATGGAAATGGAAACTGTGTGGCATTCTGTTTCTGGCCACGATTCTGAATTACCTCGATCGCCAGACCATGGGGCTTTGCAAGGCGCCGATCATGGAGGAGTTCCAGATCAATAACGAGGAATTTGGCAATCTGCTCGCTGCGTTTCGCTGGACCTACGCCTCGATGCACATCGTCGCCGGTTTCGTCGCCGACCGCTTCTCGTTGCGAATGCTCTTCGCCCTGGCTGTCGGGATCTGGTCCTTCGCCGGCGCCGCTGCATTCTGGGTCGGAAGCGTCCTGGTTTTCAAATGGACGAGGGCGTTGCTGGGCGTCGGAGAAGCAGTCAACTGGCCTTTCTCAACTCGCATTGTGGCAAACATGCTCCCGCGCGAAGACCGCGGATTGGGCATGGGAATTTTCAACAGCGGCGCTGCGGTGGGCGCTCTGTTAGCTCCCTTTGTGATCACCCCGATCGCCGCCGCCGCGGGCTGGCGCTGGGCATTTTTCTCGGTCGGTGCAATCGGCTTCTTCTGGGTTGCACTCTGGCTGTGGTTCACCCGCGGCGGTCGAGCCAGGGCCTTTGCCAATGATCCCGCCACCATTCCCACCTCCCGCAGCCTCAAGGAAATCTGGAAACCCTTCCGCACCATCCTGTCTCAACCCACGTTCTGGGTCCTGATCCTGGTTTCCATCACCATCAATCCGTGCTGGTATTTCTGCTGCGACTGGGTGCCCGGCTACCTCAAGGAGCAAAGCGGTTTCTCATTCCTCCGGGCCGGTCTGCTTTCCACTTTCATCTTTCTCGGCGGCGACCTTGGGAATTATGTCGGCGGCGGCTGCGTTAAATTTCTCACGCATCGCGGCTGGTCTGTGCGCAAGGCGCGCGGATGCACCGTCCTTCTCGGCGCAGCGATGGCCTCCAGCATTGCCGTGGTGCCGCACGTGAACAACACCTACGTGGCCATCGCACTCCTCGCCCTGGCTGGACTGGGAATCAACACGATCGTGCCCAACCAGACCGCCTGCCAGACCGAAGTCAGCTTCCAGAACACCGCGCAACTGGCCGGATTGACCGGATTGGCGGCCAACATTGTCGCTGCCCTGGTAAATCCCCGCATCGGCCGCTACGTCGATGTCACCCAGCATTACGATCTTATCTTCTACCTCGTCGGTTTCTTTCCCTGGGTGGCTGCGGCTGCAATCCTGATTTTTGATTCGATGATCTCGCGGCGAAGTCGATTGTCCGCGGGTTAA
- a CDS encoding aldo/keto reductase: MEMRKCGHHGLELPVLGMGAWSYGGGDYWGPQDQKDVDTVVRCAIDHGCNFFDTAEAYNSGTSETSLGAALRGIPRDQVLIGTKISPSNTEPRKLLAHCEASLRRLQTDYVDLYMVHWPITPHAIRHFTAQPIPTPSVTDAFETLMRLQAEGKIRHIGVSNFGREKIDEALATGAKIVINELPYSLLTRAIELEILPHCRTHGIGVLGYMSLMQGVLADKFRTIADIPVSRRRTRHFDSRRNPQCRHGMPGVEAELTEALQAIRSIATREHLTVSELALKWAFGGDGITSSLCGSRTIEQFQANYHAASEPLLPDVRRELNAVTDPLLAKLGPSFDYYEHPDNDRTR, translated from the coding sequence ATGGAAATGCGGAAATGCGGACATCACGGACTTGAACTTCCCGTTCTGGGCATGGGCGCCTGGTCCTATGGCGGCGGCGATTACTGGGGACCTCAGGATCAGAAAGATGTCGACACCGTCGTGCGTTGTGCGATCGATCATGGCTGCAACTTTTTCGACACGGCCGAAGCCTACAACAGTGGCACGAGCGAAACGTCCCTCGGCGCCGCCTTGCGCGGAATTCCCAGAGACCAGGTTTTGATCGGAACCAAGATCAGCCCATCCAACACGGAACCGCGAAAGCTGTTGGCACATTGCGAGGCCAGCCTGCGGCGCCTGCAGACCGATTACGTCGATCTTTACATGGTCCATTGGCCGATCACGCCGCACGCCATCCGTCATTTCACTGCACAGCCCATTCCCACGCCCAGCGTGACGGATGCCTTTGAAACGTTGATGCGCCTGCAGGCCGAGGGAAAGATTCGCCATATCGGGGTCAGCAATTTTGGCCGCGAGAAAATCGATGAGGCACTCGCCACCGGCGCAAAAATCGTGATCAACGAACTGCCTTACAGTCTTCTGACCCGCGCCATCGAACTGGAAATTTTGCCACACTGCCGCACGCACGGAATTGGTGTGCTGGGTTACATGTCCCTGATGCAGGGCGTGTTGGCGGACAAGTTCCGAACCATTGCAGACATCCCGGTTTCCCGTCGCCGCACGCGCCATTTTGACAGTCGTCGCAATCCCCAGTGCCGCCACGGGATGCCGGGAGTTGAAGCCGAACTCACTGAAGCCTTGCAGGCGATTCGTAGCATTGCCACCCGCGAGCACCTGACCGTTTCCGAACTGGCATTGAAATGGGCATTCGGCGGCGATGGAATCACCAGCTCACTTTGCGGATCGCGAACGATTGAGCAGTTCCAGGCAAATTATCACGCCGCGTCTGAACCTCTGTTGCCGGACGTGCGCCGGGAATTGAACGCGGTCACGGATCCTCTGCTCGCGAAGCTCGGACCAAGTTTTGATTATTACGAGCATCCGGACAACGACCGGACCCGTTGA